A region of the Aethina tumida isolate Nest 87 chromosome 3, icAetTumi1.1, whole genome shotgun sequence genome:
CACAGCTCTTCGGCAACATGTGGGGACAAACTTGGGGTAACATCGCCGAATTGGTGCTTCCTTATCCTAACGCCAGCGCCCTGGACGTCGATGAGGCCTTCAAACAACAGGGTTACGACGCTTTGAAGATGTTCGAGTCCGCCAACGGTTTTTTCAAATCGCTCAACTTGATTTCCAACGAAAGATGTTATGACACGTCCAAAGGAGCCATGATTGAAAAACCCACCGATGGTAGAGAAGTCTTGTGCCACGCCAGCGCTTGGGACTTCTGTGATGGCGAGACTTACAGGTGTGTAAACTCCAACTCCTTTTAGGTCACATCAGCTcacatttatgtttttaggGTAAAAATGTGCACGGACGTTAATTTGGAGAGCTTCCTTGTAATTCATCACGAAATGGGCCACATCGAGTACTtccaattgtataaaaaacaacCAATAACATTCAGGGAGGGGGCCAACCCAGGTTTCCATGAAGCTGTTGGAGATACAATTTCTTTGTCAGTTTCCACCCCAAAACATTTGTCCAAAATCAACTTACTGCAGAATTACACCAGCAACAAGGAAAGCGATTTGAACGCACTGATGACGAAGGCCTTGGATAAAGTAGCTTTCTTGCCATTCGGACTTCTGATTGATAAGTGGAGGTGGGACGTGTTCAGCGGGTCGGTTCCTCAAGATCAATGGAACTCGCACTGGTGGAAGCTGAGGAACAAGTATCAGAAGCTCAAGGCACCAGTACCAAGGTCCGAAGAGGACTTTGATCCCGGTGCGAAGTTCCATGTTGCCGGTGATTCACAATATATAGCGTAAGTTATTTTTGTTGCGGCactagattaaatatttattatttcctttttagatattttgtgGCTCACATTTTGCAATTCCAATTCTATAAGAGCTTGTGTATAGCAGCAGGAGAATATAATCCTGAAAACAAATCTGTTCCTTTACATGAATGTGATTTTTACAACTCTGTTGCAGCTGGTCAAAAATTGaggtatacaaaaaaattataagtattatacatttatttaatcaatatgcATTTACAGAGACGGTTTATCTTTGGGTTCAAGTGTGCATTGGAGCGAAGTACTGAAAGTTATGACCGGTGAAGACAAACTTAACGCTGGTCCTTTGATGGAGTATTTTGAACCCTTATACCAATATCTGAAAGAGGAAAATTCCAAACCTATCACAGCCTAATTTTGTGCAAGCAATTTTCATTTGTACTTATAcacttttagtaaaaaatatttaatttttttattttatattttttcaaatacccatataaaaataaaacaaaggaaatttatttacaagtttTACTTAACAAATTTATCAACCGGATAGTGTTCTTTGTATTTCTCCACGTGAGCTTTCATTTCCTCCAACTGAGACCTAAAAtcacacattaaaaatacaaatagatataaaatattgaaaagtatACTTTAAATCTGGTgtcataaatttgtaaacatcCTCAAACATCTCAGACCAATTAGGTTTCAATTTCTTTTCCCCCGCATTGAAAGCAGTCAGCACATCTTTCCTTGCTTGCGCCAACCATTGTTTCTCCTGATCATCGTTCCACAAACCCTTTTGTTCTAAGTAATACCTCAATTTATTTGTCGGATAATCGTTATTTATCCAAGTCTGCACTTCTTCAGTGGATCTGTAGGCAGAGCTATCATCTGATGTGGAGTGATCACCAACTCTATACGTCATCGCCTCAATAACAACCGGTTTGCTCTCTTTAATAGCGTATTCCTTAGCTTTTTTAGTCGCATTATAAACAGCAAAGACATCATTTCCGTCAACTCTGAGAGTGTTAATTCCATAAGCAGGCCCTCGGGCAGCAATTCCATCGCCACGATACTGTTCTTGAACCGGGGTAGAAATGGCATATCTGAAAATCAAGTTCATGTAAccgtttacaataattaaattacataacatGCCCATTGTTTCTGCAAAACAGGATAACAGGACATTCGAGGGTGGCAGCGAAGTTAAAGGCTGCATGGGCATCCCCTTCAGAGGCAGCCCCGTCACCAAAGTAGCAAATAACCACACGATTCTTTCCTTTGAGTGCATAAGCGGCACCAACAGCCTGCGGCAGTTGAGTGGCCAGAGGGCTGGAAAtggtaataaaattcaacTCCTTGCACCCATAATGCACCGGCATCTGTCGACCCTTCCCTAAATAAAACATGATGAAAAACAAACGAAAATTAGTCGCACACATACCCGCATCATCCACATTTCCGTAACATTGATCGACAAACTGCTGCAAAGTAAACCCTCTCCAAAGTAACACACCAGCTTCCCTGTATTGCCCATAGACCACATCTTGGTTATCTAGAGCAGCGGCACTTCCGATGTGAGAAGCTTCTTCTCCGTAGTTGGtcatataaaatgatattcgCCCTTGCCTCTGAGACTCGTATAAGATTTTGTCCATCACATTTAAAAGTGTCATgtctttgtacatttttaagatGGTGTTTTGGGGAAGCTTTGGATCCTCTTTTTCGTGTATAACGTTGCCTTGCCGGTCCATTACTCGATAAACTGGAATTGGTTTTGTTTTTTCGGCGAATTCGAGAGTTTCTGTCCATGTTGTTTTGGCGCCAGGAAATAAGGGCTCAGTAGAAAATGagatcttaaaaatatttatgaagccTTACtcgaatgttataaaatacacaCTGTATACTATGTATGTTATAtgtacttattatattatgattataaattattttaaataaatttaaccactttaacataaaaaatccaaCATGACTATGGTCAACAGCCTTAACATCCACATGTACAATTAGAacaaatgttttgaaatagATCAATCAAAGCAAATATTCGTTGCGCGACACTGGTCAACTGTAAATATTTCCCAATTTACATATAACCTActtttcattaacattttatatttaccaataattattgttattctaatttttacataCCTGTTGCCTGAGTGCATTTCGTAAAGAGAACAATTGTTTGGTCCTTGCAAGTGCCATTTTTATACTACTTAACAATTAAACActgacttttatttaaatcttattatCAACACGGCAACTGTGTGTTAATTCATTTGCTTgactatgtaatttatacgAATTGAATGGGTAATTGTGAAACTCATAAATATCTTTAGCTATGTTATTATGAGATAAGAgaagatattatttatcaacactttcataatatatttttaaatgttggttattaacaataagttatactttttttaatataataattattttattgatttgataCTAAATTAATCTTGGAAGTTACGGTTTATTCAGATAAAacgcacaataaaaattattataatttttaatcatattataatgactataaaataataattaatataaatagataaataaaaatatataagactttgttaatagaaataaatgcagttttcaaaaaaatgaaaataatcccataattaaatgtttaatttaattaattaaaaatataaaattataaatttattaatatttttcttgtaggcattaatttgtttttaatatacactTGAAGATgagattttcaaataattttaaaaatatgtataaccatgctaatagaaataaatagatgctttaaaaaaatgaaagcaatctcataattaaatgtttaatttcaacaaataatttctgaattattaataatcttattaGAGATAATTGCAATAAGTAATGGGATTTTTCAGACCTTCTgcataatcaataaatttaaacgccAATCCATTTCTGATACTAGATGGTAGTTTTTGTATTTACTCTTCAATCTCAATAgtgtttactttaaataaataacattaaaagtattatactataaaattgttgtatatGATTTAAATCAAGATGAATTCAGAAACAAATATCGAAAAGCGCAGAAGCCTTAATGAGACTCTAAGAGGCATATTGGTTGGAGGCAAAATCTGTTTTTATGCTTTAACAGATCGAATTGACGACGAAGGTGCGtctagttaatatttaatgtcgaTTAAAGTAACATAcgatttttaaagataaagcTGTTACTACTTTGTACAAAGaaacatttgattttattcGTACTCCACTTGTTTTGTACTGCGGACTAATTGCTATTATAGAATTATGTACAGGTATATTTTATCTCTCGGGCagtcccgctccacaagccagtggtggcgggaggccgacggatcaactgcaagcccaatccttacccagggaggttctaggaccttcctcagattgggcttgttcttccgggaaccagttgacagggggctggcatctttgtcagtcccgtcttctggttcaacttcacccgtgtttgtatatacacgccctttcccccatatgtgctagcacatatggtttccaattggttatgatctccggatcggtgcccggaggggggtttacactttcccctctctgtccccagaaaaaaaaaaaaaaaaaaaggtatattttatcaaacaaaaattgttgtagCCACCACTCTTTTGCTTCATATGAgtagtatttacattaatattattaacaacacCATTCAAAGGTTGTGTAGGCATTTTCCACTTTTAGTTGCTTCTATATTGTGggatattttacaaatgaatttgataaatttatagaagGAATGGAAGAGATTGCCAGacattttcatcaaaaaataaatccaaagaaatatttaaaactagcCGTTAAATGTACAATGGGGGCCTTTGGTGGCCTTATATTCATTGTGATGGTAAATTGAAGATatggttattaattgtttactttagaaaaattaattgcaaaCCTGTTCTTCTGTTTAATCATAAGATTTGTATtactttcttttataattgtatatgcCCCTCTTACAGctgtaatattttctttctctGTAAGTCATGTACTTTATTATCTACATATTATAATGTGTGAGATTTGGGAAATGATGGAAATAGATGACAGACATGTAATAAacgatattaattatcaattgagggtaaatagatttttttctaaCTTAACTAAACACCTGTTGCTAATGTaaaggtaaataattttttattttgttcttattTGATAACAGTTGCTTTTAGGTCCATAAGACATCttgaatatatatgtaaatttttaattctacaaacattttttcctGGAATTGGAATTCTCATAGCTACAATAATGACAATTTATAGAGTAAGAttgtttaatgattatttatacaattttttaactgtttattttaaggctgataatatttatgtattgttGGATGTATCTGTAGCTAGCataatatttgtgtttataGCTTCAATATTCGTATATTTTAGACAACTTTTAAGTGACgatgtaaatttgaaaatattttttaaatacaattttatttttcatgtttaaattCGAGAATATACATCAAGTGCTTCTCACACTACCATGGACAACTTGGAATACTCAAAACAGAAAatcgttaataattttaataattattactcagaaaacaaaaaatattagttttctaAGTATAATTTCAGCAGATTTCTCTCTGGCTGCAATGGTAAAGTAGTAGAGATGCAAGAGTTAAATGACGGTTCACATTTTGTATCGATTTTAGATCATGAAGAAAATATTCGGTTGTGTAtcattttatcttaatatgGATTTCTAATGtattttactacaaaattatcaaaaatttttactctagtgtgtttttttaaattaatttataactataattataataatataaagtatgtaaaattgataaatacacTTATAAGTAGAAACTGCGGTACTgacaagtattttattaagtgatttgttataaatctacaattttattattttttttttgtaggcattaatttgttttaatatacccTTGAAAATGAGATCatgtaagtaatattttgctaattttcaaataattttaaaaatatgtataaccttgcttatagaaataaatagatgctttaaaaaaatgaaagcaatttcataattaaatgtttaatttcaacaaataatttctgaattattaataatcttattaGTGATAATTGCAATAAGTAATGGGATTTTTAATCTTTCtacataatcaataaatttaattagatggtTAGTTTTTGTATTTACTCATTATTCTCAATAGTGTTTtactttaagtaaataaagctAAAAGTattatactataaaattattgtatacgATTTAAATCAAGATGAATTCAGAAACAAATATCGAAAAGCGCAGAAGCCTTAGTGACACTCTAAGAGGCATATTGGTTGcagttaaaatatgtttttatgcTTTAACCGATCGAATTGATGACGAAGGTGcgtctaattaatatttaatgtcgaTTCAAGTAACATACGATTTTTAAAGGTAAAGCTGTTACTACTTTGTACAAAGaaacatttgattttattcGTACTCCACTAGTTTTGTACTGCGGACTAATTGCTATTATAGAATTATGTACaggtatattttatcaaacaaatatAGTTGTAGCCACTCTTTTGCTTTATGTgagtattatttacattaatataattaacaacacCATTTATCTGGTTGTGTAGGCATTTTCCACTTTtagttacttttatattatggGATATTTTACTActgaatttgataaatttatagaagGAATGGAAGAAATTGCAAgacattttaatcaaaaaataaatccaaagaaatatttaaaactagctGTTAAATGTACAATGGGAGCCTTTGGTGGTCTTATTTTCATTGTGATGGTAAATTGGAAATATGGTTACAAATTGTTTGctttggaaaaaataattgcaaaCATGTTCTTCTGTTTTATCATACGATTCGTATTAGCTTCTTTCATAATTGTATATGTCCCTCTTACAGCTGTAATATTTTCGTTCTATGTAAGTCATGTACTTTATTATCTACATATTATAAAGTGTGAGATTTGGGAAATGATGGAAATAGATGAAAGAGATATGATAAAcgatattatttatcaattgagggtaaatagatttttttctaaCTTAACTAAACACCTATTGCTAATGaaaaggtaaatatttttttattttgttcttattTAAGTTAACAGTTGCTTTTAGGTCCATAAGACACCttgaatatatatgtaaatttttaattctacaaaCTTTTTTTCCTGGAATTGGAATTTTCATAGCTACATTAGTAACAATTTATagagtaaaaattgtttgttaattatttatataaatttttaattgcttattttaaggctgataatatttatgtattactaGATGCATCTGTAGCTACCATGATATTTGTGTTTATAGCTTCgctattcatatattttggaCAACTTTTAAGTGACgatgtaaatttgaaaatattttttaaatacatttttatttttatttttgatgtttaagtTCGAGAACATACATGAAGTCCTTCTCACGCTGCCATGGACATCTTGGAATACTCAAAACAGAAAAtcgttcataattttaataatcattacaCAAAAAACAGAAAAGATTAGTTTTCTCAGTATAGTATCAGCAGATTTCTCCCTTGCTGCAacggtaaaaattaaaaatatatgtgtttattgactatttacattttttatttattttagaccatgaataaaatatatggatgtatatcattttatgttaatatggatttttaatgaattttattataaaatttttaaaaatcgttACTTTAGAAaacgataatttttaaacacgtacttataaagtaaaagaaaccattataaaaattatttttccgaTCCTTAAAGgcctataattatttttatactggtttcttataatttaaatctttaatcaCATttctaatatgtaaatttatcataaataaacttaaactaGAAATTGAGGTTCTGGGAcacattaatattgtaaagttTTCAGGCTTTGATTTTAGTGAAAtgaactattaatatttttctagtcagcattaatatgtttaaatatgtaaatgacTTTATgtaagtagtatttttaattattttcaaacaactaaatgtttgttaattttaaatctatttgacTATTATTCACTCTATTATTTGCCCATAATAGTCATATTTTCCGTTTTGTCACATATGTAAATTGtacgatataaataaaaagacttGCTGCTtcccaaacaaaaatatattctcaataacaaaattaaaaaagaagaatCAACAAATACTAACTTAATACTTCATTCACCATTTGAAAGTTCATCATCAGAATATTCTGAAACAAACAGCAAATTTTTAAGAGACCTGTAAAGACTGTCTTCATCCTCTGCATTGTTAATAATTCGATCAACAACTTCTTTCCCACTTTTTATCTCATCTGTCTCCATTTGTTCATTTTCATCATCTACaacataattacaattaactcTGGTTACCACTGgacaataaactaaatttctaCCAGTATCAATCACATTGTAAAGACTTTCATGACCCTTCAAAACCACATGAATAGTAGGATATTCAATAACCAATTTCCTCCTCAAACATTCCGTCAATGTATCCGACGCGTCCAATTCGTAGAACTTTTTCCCCGCCTTTTGTTCAGCTTTTAAATACAAGTGAATTCCAGGCAAATCAACTGCCTGATAATACTGTAGTTTCTCCTGTAAAGCTTCATCGTCTTGCTTGACAAGGTACTTCTGAAGTACTAAACTAAGCTTTTGATCTTCTGGTACTGTTTccgatattttcaaattatctgCATTGACAAATACCCAGTCAACATGCCAGtgaatttttttggttttaaaatCCAGCCTTGTCGTGTTTTTGCGATGACGGCCAAATTCGTTTGGCaggtattttagtaaaatatgtttCGAGTTGGCTGCATATCTTAATTTGAGAAGGTGCtaatgacaaaatatatttaataagacttatgttatatttaaaaaataaaaaatattcacttttgtaattaatttagttaattaaaataggtgGTAAAACTTACAGGAGGTATAAAATTGGGCATTTTATTACTTCTTTTGTACTTTTTCTTTGAGGCCTCCAAACTCCTTGTGATTTCCTCCAACAATCTATAGTCACTAGAGAGATCCATGTTTGTAAACTTATTAATAGGAATAAACTTAGTTCTGTCCCTCTGTCCATCACATTCCACCTCAAGTTTgtgtattttgttacattttagtgAGCATGTTTTAACTTCACATCGGGGGCAAGTGTATTTGGCTTGGTGGAAGCCACAAACTTCGCATTCACCCAATCTGCATATCaattagaatatttcaaaaagttcTAAAgtttaacaacaaacaatttaatgtaGGATATTGCGTTATAAATACCTTGCTTTTTCTGAGATTTCTGTGGATACAGATGATGATGTAGACTCTATTTCcatcattttaatgaaatgttcAGTTATCGATCAGTACaatgaaaaaatgtcaaaGCATGActgaaataactttttataattttaaaatttacaaaaacatgTGGAGAACTAAATTGCATTGTTGCcgaaaacatcaaaatattttaaacacggaaatttataaaattacaaacttaaaattatatttaaatatttaaccattataataattaagaaactaTAACTACTAGTagcaatttgaatattatatcatattatCGTTATACTAAGTTAAGCAAAAATCACGTTAAAAGTAAATGTTGAtttgtgaaaa
Encoded here:
- the LOC109598516 gene encoding angiotensin-converting enzyme isoform X2 encodes the protein MLLCVQFLLVAVLFLGAECHLSEEEMKNYLATTYEKEMTSACYKINDATFAFNTDIKNKLKEQIVLNTTLEQAVKSKKIWEDHFKGVNPNDYKDPVLRRKLKKLVILGAEILEPKKLEELTNAINSMTSTYSTAKICPFDKQKCDLDKEGLNLEPGMEQILSKSRNYDELTYVWKAWRDASGKKMRNTYKTYVELSNEAARANNFSDAGALWRDDYEDEDFVKHVDELWSQVEPLYTELHKFVGRKLKARYGDKLDDSDGLLPAQLFGNMWGQTWGNIAELVLPYPNASALDVDEAFKQQGYDALKMFESANGFFKSLNLISNERCYDTSKGAMIEKPTDGREVLCHASAWDFCDGETYRVKMCTDVNLESFLVIHHEMGHIEYFQLYKKQPITFREGANPGFHEAVGDTISLSVSTPKHLSKINLLQNYTSNKESDLNALMTKALDKVAFLPFGLLIDKWRWDVFSGSVPQDQWNSHWWKLRNKYQKLKAPVPRSEEDFDPGAKFHVAGDSQYIAYFVAHILQFQFYKSLCIAAGEYNPENKSVPLHECDFYNSVAAGQKLRDGLSLGSSVHWSEVLKVMTGEDKLNAGPLMEYFEPLYQYLKEENSKPITA
- the LOC109598484 gene encoding 2-oxoisovalerate dehydrogenase subunit alpha, mitochondrial isoform X2; the protein is MALARTKQLFSLRNALRQQISFSTEPLFPGAKTTWTETLEFAEKTKPIPVYRVMDRQGNVIHEKEDPKLPQNTILKMYKDMTLLNVMDKILYESQRQGRISFYMTNYGEEASHIGSAAALDNQDVVYGQYREAGVLLWRGFTLQQFVDQCYGNVDDAGKGRQMPVHYGCKELNFITISSPLATQLPQAVGAAYALKGKNRVVICYFGDGAASEGDAHAAFNFAATLECPVILFCRNNGYAISTPVQEQYRGDGIAARGPAYGINILRVDGNDVFAVYNATKKAKEYAIKESKPVVIEEMTYRVGDHSSSDDSSAYRSTGEVQTWIIKDYPTNKLRYNLEQWGLWNDEQEKQWLTQARKDVLTAFNAGEKKLKPNWSEMFENVYKFMTRDLKYTFKYFIFMYF
- the LOC109598516 gene encoding angiotensin-converting enzyme isoform X1 gives rise to the protein MWVQRQFFVQFLLVAVLFLGAECHLSEEEMKNYLATTYEKEMTSACYKINDATFAFNTDIKNKLKEQIVLNTTLEQAVKSKKIWEDHFKGVNPNDYKDPVLRRKLKKLVILGAEILEPKKLEELTNAINSMTSTYSTAKICPFDKQKCDLDKEGLNLEPGMEQILSKSRNYDELTYVWKAWRDASGKKMRNTYKTYVELSNEAARANNFSDAGALWRDDYEDEDFVKHVDELWSQVEPLYTELHKFVGRKLKARYGDKLDDSDGLLPAQLFGNMWGQTWGNIAELVLPYPNASALDVDEAFKQQGYDALKMFESANGFFKSLNLISNERCYDTSKGAMIEKPTDGREVLCHASAWDFCDGETYRVKMCTDVNLESFLVIHHEMGHIEYFQLYKKQPITFREGANPGFHEAVGDTISLSVSTPKHLSKINLLQNYTSNKESDLNALMTKALDKVAFLPFGLLIDKWRWDVFSGSVPQDQWNSHWWKLRNKYQKLKAPVPRSEEDFDPGAKFHVAGDSQYIAYFVAHILQFQFYKSLCIAAGEYNPENKSVPLHECDFYNSVAAGQKLRDGLSLGSSVHWSEVLKVMTGEDKLNAGPLMEYFEPLYQYLKEENSKPITA
- the LOC109598500 gene encoding box C/D snoRNA protein 1 — encoded protein: MMEIESTSSSVSTEISEKARLGECEVCGFHQAKYTCPRCEVKTCSLKCNKIHKLEVECDGQRDRTKFIPINKFTNMDLSSDYRLLEEITRSLEASKKKYKRSNKMPNFIPPHLLKLRYAANSKHILLKYLPNEFGRHRKNTTRLDFKTKKIHWHVDWVFVNADNLKISETVPEDQKLSLVLQKYLVKQDDEALQEKLQYYQAVDLPGIHLYLKAEQKAGKKFYELDASDTLTECLRRKLVIEYPTIHVVLKGHESLYNVIDTDDENEQMETDEIKSGKEVVDRIINNAEDEDSLYRSLKNLLFVSEYSDDELSNGE
- the LOC109598484 gene encoding 2-oxoisovalerate dehydrogenase subunit alpha, mitochondrial isoform X1, whose translation is MALARTKQLFSLRNALRQQISFSTEPLFPGAKTTWTETLEFAEKTKPIPVYRVMDRQGNVIHEKEDPKLPQNTILKMYKDMTLLNVMDKILYESQRQGRISFYMTNYGEEASHIGSAAALDNQDVVYGQYREAGVLLWRGFTLQQFVDQCYGNVDDAGKGRQMPVHYGCKELNFITISSPLATQLPQAVGAAYALKGKNRVVICYFGDGAASEGDAHAAFNFAATLECPVILFCRNNGYAISTPVQEQYRGDGIAARGPAYGINTLRVDGNDVFAVYNATKKAKEYAIKESKPVVIEAMTYRVGDHSTSDDSSAYRSTEEVQTWINNDYPTNKLRYYLEQKGLWNDDQEKQWLAQARKDVLTAFNAGEKKLKPNWSEMFEDVYKFMTPDLKSQLEEMKAHVEKYKEHYPVDKFVK
- the LOC109598516 gene encoding angiotensin-converting enzyme isoform X3, whose protein sequence is MLLCFLLVAVLFLGAECHLSEEEMKNYLATTYEKEMTSACYKINDATFAFNTDIKNKLKEQIVLNTTLEQAVKSKKIWEDHFKGVNPNDYKDPVLRRKLKKLVILGAEILEPKKLEELTNAINSMTSTYSTAKICPFDKQKCDLDKEGLNLEPGMEQILSKSRNYDELTYVWKAWRDASGKKMRNTYKTYVELSNEAARANNFSDAGALWRDDYEDEDFVKHVDELWSQVEPLYTELHKFVGRKLKARYGDKLDDSDGLLPAQLFGNMWGQTWGNIAELVLPYPNASALDVDEAFKQQGYDALKMFESANGFFKSLNLISNERCYDTSKGAMIEKPTDGREVLCHASAWDFCDGETYRVKMCTDVNLESFLVIHHEMGHIEYFQLYKKQPITFREGANPGFHEAVGDTISLSVSTPKHLSKINLLQNYTSNKESDLNALMTKALDKVAFLPFGLLIDKWRWDVFSGSVPQDQWNSHWWKLRNKYQKLKAPVPRSEEDFDPGAKFHVAGDSQYIAYFVAHILQFQFYKSLCIAAGEYNPENKSVPLHECDFYNSVAAGQKLRDGLSLGSSVHWSEVLKVMTGEDKLNAGPLMEYFEPLYQYLKEENSKPITA